Below is a genomic region from Streptosporangiales bacterium.
CGGCCACGCGGGCCGGCCGCCGGCGTTTCACGGCTCCAGGCGGACCGAGATCTGCTTGCGCTGGGTGTAGCTCTCAAGTGCCCCTTCGAGCGAGAACTCCCGGCCGATGCCGCTGCGTTTGTAGCCGCCGTAGGACTGGCCGAGGACCTGACCGCCGCCCTGGTTCACCTGGACCCAGCCGGCCTCCACCGTATGGGCCACACGGAGAGCGGCGCCGATGTCATGGGTCCAAACGAAAGCGGAGAGCCCGTAGTGGGTGTTGTTGGCCATCTTGACAACCTCGGCCTCGTCGTCCCACGGAATGGCCGCCACCACGGGGCCGAAGATCTCCTCGCGGGCCATGCGCCAGTCGTTACCGACGTTGGTGAAGACCGTCGGTGTGACGTAGTACCCCTGGGATAGCGCACCCTCTGTCGGCGGGCGCCCTCCGGTGGCGACCGTGGCTCCCTCCGTCGAGAGGCCCTCGTCGATGTAGCCGCAGACCCGGTCGAACTGCTTGGCGTTGACGATCGTCCCGATGTCTGTGGCCTCGTCGAGGGGGTCGCCGAGGACGAGTTTCTCGAGCTTCTCAGCGAAAGTGCCGATGAACGAGTCGAAGATGTCACGGTGGACGAACAGCCGTGAGCCAGCCGTGCAGGACTGCCCCTGCCGGGTGATGCGCATGGCCGACACGACGCCCTCCACCACCCAGTCCTGGTTGGCGTCAGGGAACACGATCTGTGGGTTCTTGCCCCCCAACTCGAGCGAGACGGGGACGATGCGATCGGATGCTGCCTGCATGACACGGGCGCCGACCGCCGTGGAGCCCGTGAAGGAGAGCTTGTCCACGTCCGGGTGGGTGATGAGCGCCTCGCCCGCTTCCTCGCCGTAGCCCGAGACCACGTTCAGCACGCCGGGCGGGAGGATCTCGGCGGCGACCCGTGCCATGGCATGCACGGCAAGGGGCGCTGCCTCCGCCGTCTTGAGGACGATCGTGTTCCCCGTCGCGAGTGCAGGGGCGATCTTCATCGCGCTCAACTGGATGGGTGCGTTCCATGGGACAACAGCACCGACGACGCCGTACGGCTCGAGACGGCTGTAGTCGAGGGTTTTCGGCCCGAGGGGAACGGTCTGGCCCTTGCTCTCGCTGGCGACACTGCCGAAGTAGCGGAAGACGTCAACGGCAAACTTGCTTTCACCCCGCGACTGCGTCCGGATGGCGTTGCCGTTCTCCAAGGAGATGAGCCGGGCGATACGCTCCACCTCAGGCTCCAGGGCGTCCGCGACCTGCTGGAGCAGTTTGCCTCGTTCGCGGGGGGCGAGGTCTCGCCATGCGGGGAACGCCTTGCGCGCCGCTGCCACTGCGCGGTCGATATCGGCCTTCTTGCCCCGCGGTGCCCGCCCACAGGTGCTCCGGTCTCGGGGGCTCTCGACGTCGATCCACTCGCCGGCGTCGGCCGCGCCCCACTCGCCCCCGATGAGCATCCCGGGGTCGCGATCGGTGGACGAAGCGATGTCCTCGATGGTTTTTGTAGCGGTATCGGTCATGTCAGATCAGGCTCCTTCGGTGGACGGTTGCGGGTCGGCGAGCGGGCTCCCCGGGATCACCCGGACCACGGCAGAGGAGTCGATCTCGCGTTCCTGTTGGTTTGCGAGCTTCTCGTAGAGGGCCGCCGTCAGCGAGGCGATCGAGAGCTCCTGTCCTGCCTTGGAGGCAGCATCGACAGCCAGGTTGAGATCCTTGCTCATCAGTCGGGCGGCGAAGCGGGGCTCGTAGTCGGCGTCCGCGGCCGAACCGGGGACGACGCCCGGCCACGGGCAGAAGTTCCGGATGGCCCAGCAGTCCCCCGAGGCGCTAGTGACGACATCGTAGAGAACCTTGGGATCCAAGCTCAGCCGCTCGGCGAGGGTGAAGGCCTCAGCAACCGCGACCAGGGTCGAGCCGAACAGCATCTGGTTGATCGTCTTGACCGCCTGGCCGGAGCCCGCAGCGCCGGCGTGGACGATCTTGGCGCCCATGACTTCGAGCAACGGGCGGGCGCGCTCCAGGGTCTCGGCCTCTCCACCCACCATGAAGGTGAGCGTTCCCTGCTGGGCTCCGGCCACGCCACCCGACACGGGAGCGTCGATGTAGTGGATCCCGCGCGATGCCGCATCCTGATGCATCTCCTTGGTGGTGGCGACGTCGATCGAGGACGAGTCGACGAGCACGGCACCGGCTGGCAGCTCGGACATGACCCCGTTCGGCCCCGTAAGTACCGCGCGAACCACGTCGCCGCGCGTAAGCATGGTCACGACGACTTCGGCGCCGGCGACGGCCTCACGAGCGGAGGAGGCGATGGCAACACCGTTCGACGCGGCCATCTCCCGCGCTTCCGGAACGACGTCGTATCCCGTCACCTCATGCTGAGCAGCCGCCAGGTTGGCGGCCATGGGGCCGCCCATCCGGCCGAGCCCTATGAACCCCACACGTGTCACGATCGCCTGCCTCTCGGTCTTGTCCTGCGGCGGTCCTGAGCCTGTACCAGCCGCGCATGCCGTCCTGGCCCTCCAACCTTGTGCTGCCCGCCGCCGTGGGACAATGGTCAAATTGGCCCGGCCCGCCTGCAGAAATGCCCAGTGCATGGAACAGAAATGCCCAGTGCATGCAAGTCGTACATGAGGTCGGGGCTGTACCGGCACTACCCCCAAAACCCGCGGGTGGGCACCCGCGGGTCGGGCCGCCGGGGATGCTGACTGAGAGAGCCGGCCAGTGACGTTCTGGGCGCTACACGCACCTCATCGTCAAACCTCCGTCCACGGGTAGGCAGACCCCGTTGACGTATGACGCCTCGTCGCTGGCGAGGAACAACGAGGCATTGGCTACGTCCCAACAGGTGCCCATCCGGCCCGTGGGGCTCGCGGCGTGCCGTGTGGCAAGCAGCTCCTCGATGCTTCCGGCCTGGCCGGCGAGCTGCTTGCGCACCAGTGGGGTGTCCATGAAGCCCGGCGCAACCGCATTGGCCCGGATCCCGTCGGCGGCGTGTGTCAGCGCGAGCGACACCGTCACCTGGTTCACCGCGGCCTTGCTCGCCATGTACGCGGGGTACGGGTAGCCCACGTCCCGCAGTGCCGCCACCGATGACACGTTCACGATGGCACCGCGACGCTGCTCGAGCATCGCGGGGAGGACGTGCTTCGCGGTGAG
It encodes:
- the mmsB gene encoding 3-hydroxyisobutyrate dehydrogenase, with the translated sequence MTRVGFIGLGRMGGPMAANLAAAQHEVTGYDVVPEAREMAASNGVAIASSAREAVAGAEVVVTMLTRGDVVRAVLTGPNGVMSELPAGAVLVDSSSIDVATTKEMHQDAASRGIHYIDAPVSGGVAGAQQGTLTFMVGGEAETLERARPLLEVMGAKIVHAGAAGSGQAVKTINQMLFGSTLVAVAEAFTLAERLSLDPKVLYDVVTSASGDCWAIRNFCPWPGVVPGSAADADYEPRFAARLMSKDLNLAVDAASKAGQELSIASLTAALYEKLANQQEREIDSSAVVRVIPGSPLADPQPSTEGA
- a CDS encoding aldehyde dehydrogenase family protein, which encodes MTDTATKTIEDIASSTDRDPGMLIGGEWGAADAGEWIDVESPRDRSTCGRAPRGKKADIDRAVAAARKAFPAWRDLAPRERGKLLQQVADALEPEVERIARLISLENGNAIRTQSRGESKFAVDVFRYFGSVASESKGQTVPLGPKTLDYSRLEPYGVVGAVVPWNAPIQLSAMKIAPALATGNTIVLKTAEAAPLAVHAMARVAAEILPPGVLNVVSGYGEEAGEALITHPDVDKLSFTGSTAVGARVMQAASDRIVPVSLELGGKNPQIVFPDANQDWVVEGVVSAMRITRQGQSCTAGSRLFVHRDIFDSFIGTFAEKLEKLVLGDPLDEATDIGTIVNAKQFDRVCGYIDEGLSTEGATVATGGRPPTEGALSQGYYVTPTVFTNVGNDWRMAREEIFGPVVAAIPWDDEAEVVKMANNTHYGLSAFVWTHDIGAALRVAHTVEAGWVQVNQGGGQVLGQSYGGYKRSGIGREFSLEGALESYTQRKQISVRLEP
- a CDS encoding SDR family oxidoreductase, encoding MTGRLEDRVAIVFGAGGGPDGVSNGQAAAVTYAWAGARVVAVDLSGDAAAHTVASILEEGGEAMAVTADATDGDAVAGAVGAALEAYGAIDVLHNNVGATILGDPVELEYREWKRAFQINVDTVFLTAKHVLPAMLEQRRGAIVNVSSVAALRDVGYPYPAYMASKAAVNQVTVSLALTHAADGIRANAVAPGFMDTPLVRKQLAGQAGSIEELLATRHAASPTGRMGTCWDVANASLFLASDEASYVNGVCLPVDGGLTMRCV